The nucleotide window GTCGGCTTTGTCGACCTCGTTGCCGTGCTGGTCGCGCACGCGGTATTTGTACAGATCTCCGTGGCGCGCCTGCGGCACGTGCAGCCGCCAGCGGCCGCTGCCGTCGCCCTCGCGCTGCATGGGCTGCGGCTGCCAGCCGTTGAAGCTGCCGATCAGGCAGACCTGCCCGGCATTGGGCGCCCACACGGAAAAACGCACGCCTGCATCGTCGATGTGCGCGCCCTGGGTGCGAAACGGCCCATAGTGCTGCGGCAGCGCGCGCAGCGCTGTTGGAAGGGTGGTGGCAGGTGGGGAATACATGGCCTTCGCGTCCGCAAAGCCATGCTCTGCTGCGCTGCACCACGATCGTGCAGGAAGGACCGAACGGCCACTGTCAGCGCCAGCCTACGCGGCAGCAAAAAGGCCGCAAACGGCGCTCAGGCGAGGTCGATGCAGTGCATGCCAAGGCGCCCGGCGCGGCGGTCGGCGAAGTAGCGCTCCAGCGTCACGCGCACGGTGCGAAAGGCGATTTCGTCCCAGGGGATTTCCTGCTCGGCGAACAGTCGCGCCTCGATGGTCTCGTGCCCCGGCGCGAACCGCTCGGCCAGCACGGTGGCCAGATAAAACAGGTGGACCTGCCCCACGTGCGGCACGTTGACCAGCGAGAACAGCGGCCCCAGCGTGATCTGCGCGCCGGCTTCCTCGTCGGTCTCGCGCGCCGCGCCCTGGGCGGTGGTCTCGCCCAGTTCCATGAAGCCGGCCGGCAGCGTCCACTTGCCCCAGCGCGGCTCGATGTTGCGCTTGCACAGCAGCACGCGATCGCCCAGCACTGGCACGGTGCCGACGACGTTCAGCGGGTTTTCGTAGTGGATGGTGGCGCAGGCCGGGCACACGGCGCGCTCGCGCGTGTCGCCATCGTCGGGCACGCGGTAGCTCACCCGCGCGCCGCACTCGCGGCAGTGGCGGATGGGGCGCCGCGGGAAGCTGCTCATTGCACTACCAGGCGCAGCGTGCCCAGGCCGTCGATGCCGCCCTCCAGCACGTCGCCGCGCTGCACCGCGCCCACACCCTCGGGCGTGCCGGTGAAGATCAGGTCGCCCGGCTGCAGCGTCCAGGCGGCAGACAGGTGCTCGATGATCTGCGCGACGCTCCAGATCAACTGGTCGATGCAGCTGGCCTGGCGCTTTTGCCCGTTCACGTTGAGCCACAGGGCCGCCCGGTGCACGTCGCCCGCCTGCGCCGCCGGCGTGATGGGGCCAATAGGGGCGCTGGCATCGAAACCCTTGGCGATGGACCACGGCCGGCCCTGCTTTTTCATCTGCGCCTGCAGATCGCGGCGCGTCATGTCCAGGCCCACGGCGTAGCCCCAGACGTGCGCCAGCGCATCCTGCGCGGCAATGCGCGCGCCGCCCCGGCCGATGGCCACCACCAGTTCGATCTCGTGGTGCAGGTCGGCCGTCAGGCTGGGATAGGGCAGCTGGCCGGTCTCGCCCTCGGCCACGGGAACGATCGCGTCCGCCGGTTTCATGAAGAAAAACGGTGGCTCGCGCCCGGTGCCTCCCATCTCGCGGGCGTGCTCGGCGTAGTTGCGGCCGACGCAGTAAATACGGCGCACGGGAAACTGCGCGTCGCTGTGCGCGACCGGGACGGTCGGCTGGACGGGAAGGGGGATCACATGGCGCATGATGCTGGCTGGATGACAAACGAAGGCAAAGCGAGCGCCGCAGTGTGCCACGCACCAGGCCCTGCCCGCCGCCGCCCTGGAAACCCATGAGCCACCTTGCGCCCCACGACTGGATCGCTCCCGACTGGCCGGCGCCGCCGCACGTGCACGCGCTGTGCACCACGCGCAATGGCGGCGTCAGTGCCGCGCCCTATGGCAGCCTGAACCTGGGCCTGGCCACTGCCGACGAGGCCGCGGCCGTCGCCGCCAACTGGGCGCAGGTCCAGGCGGCGCTCGATGCGCACGGGCGCGCCGTGCGCCCGGTGCTTTTGCATCAGGTGCATGGCACGGACGTGCTGGAGGTCGACGAGG belongs to Melaminivora suipulveris and includes:
- a CDS encoding NUDIX hydrolase, whose amino-acid sequence is MSSFPRRPIRHCRECGARVSYRVPDDGDTRERAVCPACATIHYENPLNVVGTVPVLGDRVLLCKRNIEPRWGKWTLPAGFMELGETTAQGAARETDEEAGAQITLGPLFSLVNVPHVGQVHLFYLATVLAERFAPGHETIEARLFAEQEIPWDEIAFRTVRVTLERYFADRRAGRLGMHCIDLA
- a CDS encoding fumarylacetoacetate hydrolase family protein → MRHVIPLPVQPTVPVAHSDAQFPVRRIYCVGRNYAEHAREMGGTGREPPFFFMKPADAIVPVAEGETGQLPYPSLTADLHHEIELVVAIGRGGARIAAQDALAHVWGYAVGLDMTRRDLQAQMKKQGRPWSIAKGFDASAPIGPITPAAQAGDVHRAALWLNVNGQKRQASCIDQLIWSVAQIIEHLSAAWTLQPGDLIFTGTPEGVGAVQRGDVLEGGIDGLGTLRLVVQ